The following proteins come from a genomic window of Pirellula staleyi DSM 6068:
- a CDS encoding ECF-type sigma factor encodes MNQSATGPEQLAQLLKRASQGDSQALAELLARYERRLQLAARALVGQPIRHVVDSQDLVQSVHRAMLPGLQEGRYAFECEEQLIGLAITVLRHKVIRTAQRSKTKSSDTPLPEPVTLDQPDHAAVADETLQQILDSLEPVDQRIVEMRIAGCETAEIAAAISTSAAIVRARLSRLRQALRARGLDQSTF; translated from the coding sequence ATGAATCAATCGGCGACAGGCCCTGAACAATTAGCGCAGCTGCTGAAGCGTGCCTCCCAAGGGGATTCGCAGGCGCTGGCAGAATTGCTGGCGCGTTACGAGCGCCGTCTTCAGCTCGCAGCACGCGCGCTCGTCGGACAGCCGATCCGCCATGTCGTCGACTCGCAAGATTTAGTGCAGTCGGTGCATCGGGCGATGCTGCCGGGGCTTCAGGAAGGTCGCTATGCCTTTGAATGCGAAGAGCAGCTCATTGGTCTGGCGATCACCGTGCTGCGACACAAGGTGATTCGCACAGCGCAGCGTTCCAAAACCAAATCGAGCGACACCCCACTGCCAGAACCGGTGACACTCGACCAACCCGATCATGCTGCCGTGGCGGACGAAACGCTACAGCAAATTCTCGACTCGCTCGAGCCGGTCGATCAGCGCATCGTCGAAATGCGGATTGCGGGTTGCGAGACCGCTGAAATAGCCGCTGCGATCAGCACCAGTGCTGCCATCGTTCGCGCGCGGCTGAGCCGACTGCGTCAAGCACTTCGTGCACGTGGACTCGATCAGTCAACTTTCTAG